GAAAAAACAGTGGAAACTCCAGTAGCCAGTAGCCAGTAGCCAGTAGCCAGTAGCCATGTAATGAAAGCGACCTTCTTGATTTTAGGGTATTTCACATAAGTGGTTTTAGCTTCTACGCGGCTTTGCGTAGGCATTCACATGCGGCGTTAAATTTTTGGCTAGGTCACCAACATACGTGTAAACATTGCTTTGCGAATGAACCATGAGCAGTGCTAGAGCCTAAAACTACTTTATAGGGGTGTCGTTTAGTTGGGGGCGGCTATTCTCATTCGTACCCATTGGGTATGCCTGAGTGTGCTGGCTTTCGGTTTCTTTTTCAACCAAGTGGGAATAATCTTAGTTGAGAATGTCCTTCACCTGGTCTATGGGCTTCCGTTACTTTCACTTTCACACCTCCAATGACATAGGAGTATAGCCATTGCATATGAATAGTGTGCTTGTTAGTAAAAAAAACCGAAAAGCCTGTATGCTCTTAATGTGCCTGGGTGATTTAAGCTTCGAGGAGGAGTGAGCTGTTAGTGTTGCTGAAAGGTGTAGATGAGGGCATCGTAAAATACGGTATTTGTGCAACCTGTGTAACGGTGCTTTGACCGTTACACAGGTTGATTAGAGGTTACGCGCAGGGAGGACCGAAGCGGTTTACGCCTTCAGTGCCTCGCAGGAACCCGTTCTCTACCAGTGCCCAAATTGCACCAATAACGGGGATAAAACTGATGAAAACCCACCATCCGGATTTATCGCGGTCGTGCCAACGTTTTATTTGAACGGCCAAACCAATCCAGATCATTGGAACATAGAGAACAAGTATGCCAATAGTAGCCGCTTGCTCGCTTAATGCTGCACCCAGAACGATAGCGATAATAAAAACCACTGCATAAATAGCGAGCAAACTGAACCAATAATGTTTGCGTAGAATTCTTCCTTTGAATGAAAACAGAATTTCAGAAATACTAGGGGTTGCGAATTCTTCGTTTCCGCTTTCCAAGTTAGATTCTGGACTTTGATAGATGTCGTCGCTCATAAATTTTCCCTCCAAAGGGTAGTTGTGTAGTTTCTATAACGGTTACCAAGGGTTACTGGTTAAATTTAGCTCCGAGCCAAAAATAGTGTCACCTCGAAACATAAATGAGAAATCGGTCGTTACAAGTTGATTCATCTGCAAAATTTTGACTAGGCCTGTATATTTTTGATATCCATGCTTTTTATAATAGCACTCAAGTCTAGCTGGACAGAATAAGGTGTACAGCCGCAGGCAGTCGCTACTGGGGGTGTTTTTGTGTAATTGCTCAAATAGGCGTTTGGGTACACCTTGGCCCTGATATTCCGGGCGTACAACAACTCCGCCAACGCCAATTATCGAAAAGCTGTATGAGCCTGATTGCACAACAAAATGTCCGTAGCCAATATGGCCGACTGGTTTTTGGTCGTTGTCTCGCGCAATTACGTGATGTGTTGAGGGGCTCCATTGTATTTCTTTGCCTTCAATAGGGAATACTGTTTCACGCCACTGGGTAAGGTATTCCCACTCTTTTGGTGAAATGTATTCGAGCGTTTCAAGCTTCATTTACGGCTTCGGATTTGATTAATTTTACGTCATCAACAATCATAAACCATTGCCCGCCTTTTTGGGTGGGTGGTTGTGAAACAATAAATTCAGTTGTTAAGCCCATGAAACCCACAATAAACCCTGTTTCGGTAAATTCTTGGATGGGCGCATTAACGCTAACGGTTTTATTGAAATTGTCGCTCTTTACCCGTTGGTAATCGACTCGACCATCGAGGGTAATGAGAAGGCTCATATTGTTGGCTTGCCAGAGGCCCGCGAAGTGTTTTTTGTTGTCGGGAATGGGCTTGCTACAGGCGGCAAGGGAGAGCAGCAATACGATACAAAAGCAAGATACCCTTATTTTAGATTCCACTTTCCATAACTCCCTTTTGTTTTTTCTGACATATTGCGGGATCTTTTCCGAATGTTCAAATGCTAAAATAGCAAAACTTTGATTTGGATGTGTGGTTGTATTCGAGTTTGAATCGGAGGGTTGCGGGACATAGAGGGGAGGGTAAGGTAGGTGATTAGTCGGTACTTATAGATAGGAGCTTCTTGCGAAGAAGCTTTAGGGAGAGTGTTTGCACGTTTTGACCTGATACCAGAAGCTAGTATCCGTTTAAAGAAGATCGCCAACAAACGCTGCTTTCGCGGATGTATGTGCTTCTCAGGGTAAGAGTGTTGGTATTGGGTTGTAGGGTTTGTGCTTGGATATTACGTATGAGATGAATCTAACTAACGCTGCTCTCGCACATCCATGTGCTTCGCAGCGTAAGCACATCCTTGTGCAAAAAAACCCCGCTGAGCGGGGCTGAGGGTTATGGTTAGTTGGTGCTTCCTTAGAATTTACCTTTCACTACGAAAGCCACACGCCGATCGGCAACGAACCAAGAGCGCCCGGTTTCCAGTCCTTCATTGTTGAGTAGCATAATGGTCTCAGATTGAGAGTTGGTCAGGTTTGTACCTTGAACGCCCAGTTCGATATTGTCGGTCACATCGAAAAATACGGAGCCGTCGAGCTGGCCGTGATTGTCGTAAAATAGTGGTGCTTTGCTGATTACATCGCGGGTAGTTAGGAGGTATTTCGAACGCCAGTGGTAAGCCAAGCGGGCATTCCAGCGGTCTTTGTCGTAGAAACCAACTAGGTTTACAGTCTCTTTCGATTGGCCTTGTAGTGGAACACTGTCGAGTGATACGCGAATGCCAGTGTCGTTGGCATCGGCGCCAACCCAGCCAGCCTGATCGTAAGATTCTTCGTTGTTGGGTACACCGCTGGCATCGATGTAAGTGTAAGTTGCCTGTATACCAAAGCCGTCAAATACGCCTTCAAAAGCCTGTTGGTAGGCGAGTTCGAAGCCGTCCATTTTGGCGTTGCCGCCATTAACCGTGCCGTACATATCTACCTGTTGCGTTACGCCGGATGAGTTGTTCGTTACTGGTTGAAAATTACCTCCTTTAATGAAGTAATTACTCAGATTTTTGTGGAAAATTGTGCCGCTAAGTTGGCCTACATCGGAGAAATACCATTCCAGTGCCAAGTCATATTGCACAGAACCCATTGGCTCCATGTAGGGGTTGTCACCGCTACCGTTCCAGCTGCTTACATAGGCGGTTTCAATCAATTGCTCTTCAGCGGTCGGGTTTTCTTCATCCACCGGCGTCGGGCGAATCGTTTGCACCGATTCAGAGCCGAATACAACGCGGTTTTGTACATCGCCAATATCCGGTAAGGCAACCGCCTCCGCTAAGGCGAAGCGGGCTATTAGGTCGTCGGTGAGTTCTAGTTTGAAGTTAAAGCTAGGTAAGAACATTTTAAAATCTGCCTTCGCCGATTGGGCTTCGGCTGAATAGTCACCAAAACCTTGCTCGGCATTACTCAGGTAGTTAATGTCTTCCGAAGCCCAGGGATTACCCGCCAGCCAAACTTCCATCTCGGCGCCGGTTGGGGGCTGGCCAAGTTCTGCCGTGGCATATTCGATAACACTTTGGGCCGTGATCGATGAGCCAAGCTCGGCCGGGGGGGCATCCACGGCCACCAGATCTGGAAAGCGAATGAAGCCATTAGATTCGCGGCTTAGTTCGACATAACGCAGGCCAATATTACCGGAGTAACGCAGCTCACCGTCGCCGCCAAAATCGAGGCGAATATAGAGGGCCTTATTGGTTTCAGTCGTTTCGAAGATTTGACTTTCGTCGAATACGTCGTAGACATCGTTACTGGAATAGCCTTCCCAGGAACCGCCTGCGGATGTGATGAGGTCGCGGGTATTATTTGGCGCCAGTACTGCTCGCACAAAGTCTTCGGTGGCGTGAATGGTTTTGCCTTCGGGGATATTAACAACACCGCCGCCGTGAAAGTCGGACCAATCTACGTATTCCCAATCACCCGATTGTGCGGCGTAGTCTTCATCCATTAACCAACCCGCTCGCGCGCTTGACCATTCCGGTGCAACAGAGCTCCAGTCCCAGCCGGTATCGCGAATAAGTTGTTCGCGTTTGGCGTAGCGTATGCCTGCTTTTACTGATTTAAAGAAGTTGTCGCCTTCAAATTGATAGGTGCCGTCTATGGTTGCGGCTGTGGACTCACCTTCTGATCGCTCGTATTTGTCCATGGCGGAACGCCAGAAGTAGGAGTTAGGGTCGTTATAGTAATTGGTGTCCCCTGCGGGGTCGTTGCTGAAGCCTGGATATATGGCTTCGAAATAGGGGTTGCCATCACCGTCGACAGGTACATCACCCGGATAGGTGGTGAATAGGTCGGGGTTTGCATCTCTATATCCATGCCAGGGTTCTATCAGTGTCAGCGTTGGTGTTTTACCTGAAGTATCGTAGTTCTGAGAGGCGAAAGAGCCTAGGTGGATAACCAAATCATCAACGGAGGTTTCAGCATCGATATATTGTAGGTCGGCCTCCAGCTCAAGATTGTCACTGGCATGCCATTTTATATTCAGTGACATGTCTTCAATCAGGTTACGCGTGTCTTGAACTCGGCTGTCGGTCTGGAATTTGTGTCCAAACTGAGGGCGGGAGTTGGTGCCCCAAGTACGGGAGGCGTGGTCCACGTTTCCGCCGGATACACGCCAGCCGTTGTGGGTTGGGCCGCCCCAAACCAAGGTGCCTGATTCAAATAGGCCGTTTTCGTCAAAGGCTAGTATGTCGGTTTCAGGATTGCCGGTATCGAGGGCTGTAGATTCTCGGCGATCAATATCTTGAAATCCGCCTTGATATTTAAGTGCCTGTTCATGCCAGGAAAGCTGTGCTTCAGAGCGGATGTAATCCAGGGTAACTTCTACAGTATCATTAGGATTGGCCCATTGTAGAGAGGTGGCAAAGCCCTGGCGTTCACGATCATCGGTTTTCATTAAGGCGTTGGCCGCATTCGGAAGCCATACTGTGCCATTGTTATCGACGCCTTCAAAGCTTTCGGCTCCTGGAATGTTGCGTGCCCAGTACTCTACATAGGCATCACTTTGAATGCCGTGGGATTCGCCCACTAGGGTGGAATCAGCAATATTCAGTAACAAGCCAAACTCACCCAGATCCGTGTCCCAGCGATCGCTGAACAGCCCTGAAAAAGTGGGGCTCCATTCTTCGGCGAGGTCACCATAGGAGTAGTCAATAGTGAAGGCTGCTTGGCGATTATCACTGTCGAAGGGTTTGCGGGTGTGCAGGGTAATGGTGCCCCCTATACCGCCTTCAATCATATCCGCCGTCTGATTTTTAAAAACTTCCACTTTTCCCATAAGCTCGGGTGGCACATCTTGGAATGACAGGCCTCGGCCAGAATTGGCTGTAAAAGAGTCGCGACCATTAAACTCTGAACGGGTTTGAGTCATGCCTCGAATGATGGCGCCAGAACCTTCAACGCTGAAGTGGTCGGGGTCGTCTGGACCCGCAAATCGTTCTACGGCCACACCGGGCAGACGTTGAATGGCTTCGAGTACCGAGCGGTCGGGCAGGCTGCCAATATCCTCAGCCGAGATGGCGTCGACAAAAGTATCGGCTTCGCGTTTTATATCTTGGGCATTCTGCAGATTCACTCGGGTTCCACTGACGACTACCTCCTCGAGCATGTCTGCGTCGTCTTGGGCATTGGCCTGATAGGAGCCAAGGGCGGATGTGAGTACGATGAGTGAAGAGGCCAGTGCTATGCTTTTTCGGCTATGAATTTTGCGCATTTTATTATTCATGGAAACTCTCTTTTGTTATGGAATAGATCTAAGTACTGGAGCATTTATGAATGCGCCCTTAAGGCTACGGCCCCTCAAGGGTGGTTTGTGCGGCTCCAACTGCCAACATGAAGTGATGGTGATCTCCTAACTACAGGTAGCGAGCGTTTTTCCGGTTCTTCGGCCGGTTATTGGGTAGGTGACGAATTGGATTTTACGGCGTTCTAGTATACAAGTCTATATGATGATTTTTGCGCCGATTGGTTTGGGCTAGGTGAGGACGCCTGCTGAGACCCTGCGGGCAGGGGGTTGCTTTGAAGGGTGGTCCATTATGTCTGGAGTTTATGGGGCGCTATGGTTGTATTGGTTCTTACCTGAGGAGGCTCTGTCGGGGTGATGTGAGTGTTTACTCCGGCACCCACTCCAGTAGCTGGATAGCTGAGGGGGTAGAAGCTTTGGCTTGGGCGTCGTTGCCGTCTTGCTGGTTAACTTTCTGCAGCAACATATTTGCGCGTTTGTGTTTATTCCATTGTTGCGGGTCGATGCTAGGTTCCCATGCGCCTAGGTTTTCGCTCGTAAGAAAGCGGTGCCGCCACAGCGGGTTGTGCCAGTTGTCTATTGTTGAAGCAATAACTCGGCCGCTGTGGAAGTCATCGCGGTATATCAGGTGGATAGGCTTGTGTTCGGTGTCGGGGCTTGTTTCTACCAACAATGCTGCGCGCGACCACGGTGGGCGCTTGGTGCCTATACCGCTCAGGGTAAAGTTTTCCGGGGCAGGGGCAGTTGAGACTTCTTGCCAATGCCCATCTTGCATGAATAAAACTCTATAGCGCGGGCTGGCATTGGGGGTGTCGGCCCAATAGCTGGCAATGAACGGGTTGCTGTGTTCGTCGGCCGCGACCACCGGTGGGTTCATTAGCTTGTGATTTGAGGGATATGTTTTACGACATGAGCATTGCTCAATGTGATCGGAAGTTGATAGTGGTTGCCGATGTCGGTGAGCCAGGTTTTACCCCCGTCGTTTGAGCGTGCTTAGGCGATATCGTGATTACTGGCCACATCTGGGTTTTCTCTCCAAATCCACGCTAGATGAACAACGCCCCTGGCGTCTATGGCCATATCCCAATATGCGCTCCGCTGGCCTTCCCCATCAATTAGCGCGCTGTGTAGTCGCTGCCATGTTTGCGTGGCAACATTGTATTGGTTCATTACCAGCGTACCGCGTCCTGAGCCACCGTCCCGGTATTGGAATAAAAGATCGCCCGATGGCAGCTGGTAAAATTGCGGGTAAGTTACACTTTGGTCAAGCGTTTGGGCCATGGGCTGGCGTTTCAATTCAAGCCCGCCGGGCTCAATGCTACGAGCATAGTTGAGAGGGTTGTTGTGGTGGTCCCAGGCAATATGCAGAAAACTATCACCATCAACCATAAGGCTAATATGGTTGTGGGCGTCTACTACATTGCCGGAATACGGGGTAATGTATTTTTGCCAGTTTGTTGAATCGGATTGACGTTTGGCAACGACCAATTGTGCCTGCGCATTGTAATAGGCCGCGTATTGAACATTCCCGTGGGTGTAGAGTGTTTGTCTTGCGCCCGCCAACACGTTAACAGAGCTTCCTGCCCAGGCATTTTTGTCTATGGTGATAACGCGAGCGCCTGCGGTAACTTTCTGGGCCGCTTTCTCTGGATGTGTGCAGCCAAAGAAACACGGCACTATAAGGGATAAAAATATGAATTCGATTATTCGCTGCATTAATAGTGTTTGGCAGGATTAGGCGCGTGTTTGATTATGATTCAAGACAGTTGCAATGTCTTGCTGTATCTTTGTTGGACAATTGTTTTGGTGGTCTAGAATTCTTTGTCGGGTTGTATTTACACATGAAAAATTATGGCTTATTAACGATTATGCTGCTTATTGTGGGGTGTGATAACACCGCGCAGCCAGACGCTTTATCATCACACCATAGCGAAATCGCAGCTAAGAATGTAGAGCTGTTGATATTGGAAAATTCACATGTGAGCTTGGCCGTATCACCACAAATGGGTGGGCGGGTGTTGGAGCTTTCTCTTAATGGCAAACCTAATATATTGTCCGTTGGTGATGCTGTGGCGTTAAAGCCAGAACCCGAGGTAACCGCTAGCGCCGACAATATCGCCTACCTTGGACATACTGTTTGGTTGGGCCCGCAGTCGGAATGGTGGAAGCATCAGCAGGTAAACTCTGCTCGTCGCGATGCCGCTGCAGCCTGGCCACCGGACCCTTGGTTGGTGCAGTCAAAAAATACAGTCGTGGGTCACAGTGAGCGGTTAGTTGAGTTTGCAGGGGTGCCTAGTCCGGTTTCTGGCGTGCAACTGAATAAACGTTTTTCACTTGACCCTATACACCCATCACGGGTAAAGGTTGCCGCGGAAGCTATTAATATTCATGAAACAGAAAATGTAAGCTGGGATATTTGGTTTAACACTCGTGTGAATGCGGGAACAAAGGTGTATGTGCCGGTAGACGAGGAAAGTTCGTTGCGGAAACAAACACCCTTTTCCGATTCTGCTAGCCCGCTAACCTATGCGATAAAAGATAACCTGTTTACTTTGCTAACGCCTCCGCCAGATGCAGGGAAAAATGAACGCAGTGGAAAGTTTTTTATTCAGCCCTCGCAGGGCTGGCTGGCGGCCTTTAATGATGACCAGTTGCTTATTATTCAGTTTCCTTTGTTAGATAAAAGCCTCATCCATCCGGAACAAGGCCACATTGAACTTTATATGCAGTATACCGGGGACAAGTCAGAGCAGGGTTTATTGGAGCTTGAAGTGCATGCGGCGTATAAAACTCTTCAGCCTGGTAAGCGTATGGCGGCCGAGGAAACGTGGATATTGTTGCCTTATTTAGGTGGAAATGACGAGGCGAGTCGGCTGTCATTTTTACAGCGGGAAATAATTCGTCTGGGTGCCCTGTATTAGAATGTTGAGCTTACCTGTTACCTCAATAATAAAGCTGACCTGTGTTTTAGGCAGAGCCTGGGGCCTTTGCTGCCGGGCCGTGTAATAAAACTGATTGCCCGTGTCCACTGGCAATGGCCTCACCATCACCGCTTTGTGTTCGCGTAAGTTTCCTCGCAATCTTGGTCTGTGCATTGGCAAGCGAGGTGTTCCTGGTTTGTACTGATGGTAAAGACTGGCCGTGAACACCTGTGGAAACAGTGAAAGCTGCGCAGCCGTTTGCCAAGCGTTTCATTTTCATCGTTTAACCCCTAGGGATTAAATTGGGCTGCTCCTGCGCATGGCTTGTCAACCCGCCAGAACGAACGGGCGCCGGTATACCCAGCAGTCTAGGAAAGCTAGCTTCCCCATGTGTCAGTGCTATCGATTATGGGTTGAGGCCCCGGTACTTCTTGCTGCTCGTGAGTTGACCGCCAGGAATAGGCCGCCTTCGCACAGCTAGTCACGTCGTATAAATACGCTTTCTGGCTGAAGTTGGCGTCATATCTTGCATCGATACTTGCGGGGAATCGCGCCGTATGCTCATGTCGGTAAAACTTACATATAATGCGTTTAGGTATTTCAAGTTATTGATATCTAAGGTAAAAATATTTGGCATAAATAGTGTATGTAACAGTGCGGCTTGGCACGGTAGCCAACGGATTGATGGAGAATTTAGGTGATGACAATGAAGAAGCTCTTAACGGCGTTTGTAGGCATGATTTTGGTCGCTCAGGTAAGTGCCGCCCCTCTGGATTTTTGGGGTACGGAAGGCTGGGTGCAGGTTGATGATGATGAAGGTGTTGCCCGTAACGGGTTTGTCGACCCAGGTTGGGGAGGTCAGGATTTTGATGCCGAGTATCTCTACTACCGAGTAGAAGGCAGCACCCTGCATTTGGGTATTCAGGCTGGTTACGATCTGGTAGATGGGCATGTAAGCGCTTCGGGTCGCGATTATTATGCCGGTGACCTGGCACTTAGTTTTGGTGGTGATTTTGATTACGCGCTGGATTTTGGTCTGTTGACCAAAGACTACGATCTAGATCTTGTGGATGCTGGTAGCGGCACGGGTGTTGATGCTGCGGGTCTATATTCTGGCGTAACCTGGAATAACGATATCTACTTTGACGAGTCGGCTCCTTTTGCGATGACGGAGGGCTCTCTGGTGGGTGGTGCTTTGATTGGTACAAGTGCTGACTATGTTGCTTCTGCCGACAGTTACTTCCGTACGGCGTCTATTGACCTCAATGTATTGGGGCTAACTGAAGGCTTCGATCTGGGTATGCACTGGACAATGTCCTGTGGTAATGACGTTGTTGAGGGTGTCACCAGCGTTTCGGTTCCAGAGCCAAAGACTCTGATGCTATTCGCCATTGGCTTTGCAGGGTTGATGATGCGACGTAAATTCGCCGACGCTTAATAGCGAACGGCGACGAAAAACCGGGTGTTTTCTGAACACCCGGTTTTTTTGTGGCCAATTTTGACCATTTAAGCTATCTAATGAGCGACAGTTTTTTTCAGATGGCTGTGAATTCAGCTACAATACCGTCCTGACCCATTCCCACCTGTTGCAAGAAACATCATATGACGAAAGTTTGTGCCCTTTTGGCGGGGTTATTACTTGCCAATACCTGCTGTGCCTCAATCGCTGATTACTTTAAAGACGATGATGGCCACACGAAATGGCAGCATGTCGCCAATTTTTCTGGCGCCATCTTAATCACGCTACTCAGCATCACCCTGATATTCCTATTCTTTAGTTACCGTGCTAGCCGCAAGGCGAACAATGCCCTGAGTGAGATACGTAAAGATTTGGAAATTCGCGTTCAAGAGCGTACCGCAAACTTGGCGCAATCTAACCAAGCGCTGGAATCTGAAATCAGCGAGCACCGCGCTACCATGTCGCGCCTGCAGGATTCCCAAGGCTATATCAAGAGCATTGTCGATTCGATGCCGCTGATGCTGATTGGTTTGAATCAGGATATGCAGATCACGCAATGGAACAGTTCATCTGAAAAGGTGACGGGCGCCAAGCGCGAACAAGTCTTAGGTAAAAATTTGTGGGAAGCCTACCCTACTATTACGCTATCGCGTGACCAAGTGCAGGAGGTGATCAAAACCAAAAAGACTACCACTCTTAAGCACAGCCAGCGTGGGCAGTACTATTTTGATATTACGCTTTACGCTCTGCACAGCAGTGCAGACGTGGGCATCGTTATTTTACTGGAAGACGTTACCAGTCGAGTGAAATCCGAGAACAGGCTAATCGAGTTGGATAAAATGGCGTCTATGGGCGAGCTAGCCGCCACCATGGCCATTGACGTGGGTAGGCCACTCAAAAACATTATGGATAACCTGCAGTGTTTGCAATCTTCCTGTGCGGGTGACAAAGCTGATGCAAACCTCACGCGATGTCTGGATGCGGCCTTGGAAGATGGGCAGCAAGCCAATGCTATTGTGCATAATTTGGTGGATTTCTCCTTAAATCAGGGGGGGCAGTTACAGTTGTCCTCCATTCCTGAGATTCTGGATCACACCATAGAGTTGGCGGGTGAAATCATGTCTAGCTCATCCGGGCTAAAGTTCAAGGATATCGAGCTGCAAATAAATTATCAGGACGATATCAGTCGGGTTCCCTGTCAACTAGCTGAATTACAGCAGGTGTTCCTCGGTATTTTCCGCCATGCTTGCCACGCACTGAGCCAGTGTGAGCGCGATCATTTTTCGCCGCTGATATCTATCGATGTTAATGAGTTTTACGATGCTATCTGGATTAAGGTTAATCACAATGGCAAGGGGCTCTCGCCCGAAGAACAACAGAATATTTTCGAGCCGTACTTCGTTGATGAAGCGGGACAGCAAGTAGCAGGCGTGAGCTCCCAGCGCTTATCGTTTGCACATTTTGTGGTAACAGAGCACCATCATGGTCATATGGCGGTTACTTCAGATGTGGATGTTGGCACTACCTTTCACGTGCAAATGCAAATTCGCTAAGTGCAAATGACGGCAGAAGGGTTAACTTCCAAAGCTCTTCTGCCCTTCCCTCATGTAAGTGTTCACTTCTTGTGGGCCTCAATTTCGACCGTTTACTCCTCCGATAAGATTCCCGGCAATCCAAATCACGTTTCATCCGTATAACCTACGGGAAATAAACTTAAACTGAGAGATTCTTAATGAAAGTGGATGACATTTTAAAGCGACACTGGTTAACAGGAGCTGTGATTGTTTTACTCAGCATGTTGGCAGCCCCGGTATTGGCTGGTGGCAATATCCGTGTTGTGGTAACCGATGTCGATAGCCATCGCCCTATCACTGAGAGTGACGTTACGATTATT
The Teredinibacter franksiae DNA segment above includes these coding regions:
- a CDS encoding DUF4380 domain-containing protein, which produces MFDYDSRQLQCLAVSLLDNCFGGLEFFVGLYLHMKNYGLLTIMLLIVGCDNTAQPDALSSHHSEIAAKNVELLILENSHVSLAVSPQMGGRVLELSLNGKPNILSVGDAVALKPEPEVTASADNIAYLGHTVWLGPQSEWWKHQQVNSARRDAAAAWPPDPWLVQSKNTVVGHSERLVEFAGVPSPVSGVQLNKRFSLDPIHPSRVKVAAEAINIHETENVSWDIWFNTRVNAGTKVYVPVDEESSLRKQTPFSDSASPLTYAIKDNLFTLLTPPPDAGKNERSGKFFIQPSQGWLAAFNDDQLLIIQFPLLDKSLIHPEQGHIELYMQYTGDKSEQGLLELEVHAAYKTLQPGKRMAAEETWILLPYLGGNDEASRLSFLQREIIRLGALY
- a CDS encoding DUF805 domain-containing protein, coding for MSDDIYQSPESNLESGNEEFATPSISEILFSFKGRILRKHYWFSLLAIYAVVFIIAIVLGAALSEQAATIGILVLYVPMIWIGLAVQIKRWHDRDKSGWWVFISFIPVIGAIWALVENGFLRGTEGVNRFGPPCA
- a CDS encoding PEP-CTERM sorting domain-containing protein, which gives rise to MKKLLTAFVGMILVAQVSAAPLDFWGTEGWVQVDDDEGVARNGFVDPGWGGQDFDAEYLYYRVEGSTLHLGIQAGYDLVDGHVSASGRDYYAGDLALSFGGDFDYALDFGLLTKDYDLDLVDAGSGTGVDAAGLYSGVTWNNDIYFDESAPFAMTEGSLVGGALIGTSADYVASADSYFRTASIDLNVLGLTEGFDLGMHWTMSCGNDVVEGVTSVSVPEPKTLMLFAIGFAGLMMRRKFADA
- a CDS encoding BNR repeat-containing protein, which encodes MQRIIEFIFLSLIVPCFFGCTHPEKAAQKVTAGARVITIDKNAWAGSSVNVLAGARQTLYTHGNVQYAAYYNAQAQLVVAKRQSDSTNWQKYITPYSGNVVDAHNHISLMVDGDSFLHIAWDHHNNPLNYARSIEPGGLELKRQPMAQTLDQSVTYPQFYQLPSGDLLFQYRDGGSGRGTLVMNQYNVATQTWQRLHSALIDGEGQRSAYWDMAIDARGVVHLAWIWRENPDVASNHDIA
- a CDS encoding GNAT family N-acetyltransferase is translated as MKLETLEYISPKEWEYLTQWRETVFPIEGKEIQWSPSTHHVIARDNDQKPVGHIGYGHFVVQSGSYSFSIIGVGGVVVRPEYQGQGVPKRLFEQLHKNTPSSDCLRLYTLFCPARLECYYKKHGYQKYTGLVKILQMNQLVTTDFSFMFRGDTIFGSELNLTSNPW
- a CDS encoding TonB-dependent receptor, producing MNNKMRKIHSRKSIALASSLIVLTSALGSYQANAQDDADMLEEVVVSGTRVNLQNAQDIKREADTFVDAISAEDIGSLPDRSVLEAIQRLPGVAVERFAGPDDPDHFSVEGSGAIIRGMTQTRSEFNGRDSFTANSGRGLSFQDVPPELMGKVEVFKNQTADMIEGGIGGTITLHTRKPFDSDNRQAAFTIDYSYGDLAEEWSPTFSGLFSDRWDTDLGEFGLLLNIADSTLVGESHGIQSDAYVEYWARNIPGAESFEGVDNNGTVWLPNAANALMKTDDRERQGFATSLQWANPNDTVEVTLDYIRSEAQLSWHEQALKYQGGFQDIDRRESTALDTGNPETDILAFDENGLFESGTLVWGGPTHNGWRVSGGNVDHASRTWGTNSRPQFGHKFQTDSRVQDTRNLIEDMSLNIKWHASDNLELEADLQYIDAETSVDDLVIHLGSFASQNYDTSGKTPTLTLIEPWHGYRDANPDLFTTYPGDVPVDGDGNPYFEAIYPGFSNDPAGDTNYYNDPNSYFWRSAMDKYERSEGESTAATIDGTYQFEGDNFFKSVKAGIRYAKREQLIRDTGWDWSSVAPEWSSARAGWLMDEDYAAQSGDWEYVDWSDFHGGGVVNIPEGKTIHATEDFVRAVLAPNNTRDLITSAGGSWEGYSSNDVYDVFDESQIFETTETNKALYIRLDFGGDGELRYSGNIGLRYVELSRESNGFIRFPDLVAVDAPPAELGSSITAQSVIEYATAELGQPPTGAEMEVWLAGNPWASEDINYLSNAEQGFGDYSAEAQSAKADFKMFLPSFNFKLELTDDLIARFALAEAVALPDIGDVQNRVVFGSESVQTIRPTPVDEENPTAEEQLIETAYVSSWNGSGDNPYMEPMGSVQYDLALEWYFSDVGQLSGTIFHKNLSNYFIKGGNFQPVTNNSSGVTQQVDMYGTVNGGNAKMDGFELAYQQAFEGVFDGFGIQATYTYIDASGVPNNEESYDQAGWVGADANDTGIRVSLDSVPLQGQSKETVNLVGFYDKDRWNARLAYHWRSKYLLTTRDVISKAPLFYDNHGQLDGSVFFDVTDNIELGVQGTNLTNSQSETIMLLNNEGLETGRSWFVADRRVAFVVKGKF
- a CDS encoding two-component system sensor histidine kinase NtrB, translated to MTKVCALLAGLLLANTCCASIADYFKDDDGHTKWQHVANFSGAILITLLSITLIFLFFSYRASRKANNALSEIRKDLEIRVQERTANLAQSNQALESEISEHRATMSRLQDSQGYIKSIVDSMPLMLIGLNQDMQITQWNSSSEKVTGAKREQVLGKNLWEAYPTITLSRDQVQEVIKTKKTTTLKHSQRGQYYFDITLYALHSSADVGIVILLEDVTSRVKSENRLIELDKMASMGELAATMAIDVGRPLKNIMDNLQCLQSSCAGDKADANLTRCLDAALEDGQQANAIVHNLVDFSLNQGGQLQLSSIPEILDHTIELAGEIMSSSSGLKFKDIELQINYQDDISRVPCQLAELQQVFLGIFRHACHALSQCERDHFSPLISIDVNEFYDAIWIKVNHNGKGLSPEEQQNIFEPYFVDEAGQQVAGVSSQRLSFAHFVVTEHHHGHMAVTSDVDVGTTFHVQMQIR